In one Winogradskyella sp. MH6 genomic region, the following are encoded:
- a CDS encoding thiamine-binding protein, translating to MQISVDLTLSPLQDDYEAHIIDFIKVLRASKFKVLENPLSTQIFGEINELMSFLTEAIETSFENTDISVLTMKVVKTNRSNYEPHF from the coding sequence ATGCAAATATCAGTAGACTTAACCTTATCACCATTACAAGACGATTATGAAGCTCATATCATAGATTTTATCAAGGTGTTAAGAGCTTCAAAATTCAAAGTTTTGGAAAACCCTTTAAGTACTCAGATTTTTGGTGAGATTAATGAACTAATGTCTTTTCTGACTGAAGCTATTGAAACATCTTTTGAAAATACGGATATTAGTGTACTCACCATGAAAGTTGTAAAAACTAATAGAAGCAATTATGAACCACATTTTTGA
- a CDS encoding sensor histidine kinase — MTFSSNRNLIRWIIIFSSFIIVSLILWNTYSFFQKFKAEERVKIKTWSVAQNNFLRSIDDLTADVDPVTTHVLTETTTSTPMLIIDKRGDVNNHINLDEEKLKDTTYINYLIKKFSSENEPIEVVYKGEVFQTIYYGNSPLLKKIGYYPLALLLIILLFAAVVYFFYRSTKTAEQNKLWTGMAKETAHQIGTPLSSLVGWTEILKTENVNPEYIAEIEKDIDRLQTITDRFSKIGSAPTLETLDLVEVTKSSYEYLKSRSSKLINFEIEHPDTEIPVKINAQLYSWTIENLVKNAIDAMKGKGDLKLNISQTEKQVFVNITDTGKGIPKQVFSKIFEPGYTTKKRGWGLGLSLAKRIIEDYHNGKIKVVESEIDKGTTIQITLKTI; from the coding sequence ATGACCTTTAGCTCAAACCGAAATCTTATCCGTTGGATTATTATTTTCTCTTCTTTCATTATTGTATCTCTCATTCTTTGGAATACGTATTCCTTCTTTCAAAAATTTAAGGCTGAAGAACGTGTAAAAATTAAAACCTGGTCTGTTGCACAAAACAATTTTTTGAGAAGTATAGATGATTTAACTGCTGATGTGGACCCTGTAACTACACACGTACTTACAGAAACAACAACCAGTACTCCAATGCTGATTATAGACAAAAGAGGAGATGTAAATAATCATATAAATCTTGATGAAGAAAAACTTAAAGACACAACCTATATTAACTATCTTATAAAGAAATTTTCAAGTGAAAATGAACCTATAGAAGTCGTATATAAAGGAGAAGTTTTTCAAACTATTTATTATGGTAATTCACCGCTTCTCAAAAAAATAGGATACTATCCTTTGGCTTTACTTCTAATTATTCTGCTATTTGCAGCCGTTGTTTACTTCTTTTACCGAAGCACCAAAACAGCCGAACAGAATAAACTATGGACAGGTATGGCCAAAGAAACAGCACATCAAATAGGTACTCCATTGTCTTCTTTAGTAGGTTGGACCGAAATTTTGAAAACCGAAAATGTAAATCCAGAATATATTGCCGAAATTGAAAAGGACATAGACCGTCTGCAAACAATCACAGATCGTTTCAGTAAAATTGGTTCTGCCCCAACTTTAGAAACTTTAGATCTAGTTGAAGTTACAAAATCGTCTTACGAGTATTTAAAATCGAGATCTTCAAAACTTATCAATTTTGAGATTGAACATCCTGATACCGAAATCCCTGTAAAAATTAATGCGCAATTATACAGTTGGACGATTGAAAATCTAGTAAAAAATGCCATTGATGCCATGAAAGGCAAAGGGGATTTAAAACTCAATATCTCTCAAACCGAAAAACAGGTATTTGTAAATATTACAGATACTGGTAAAGGCATACCCAAACAAGTATTCTCTAAAATTTTTGAACCTGGTTACACCACTAAAAAAAGGGGGTGGGGACTTGGCTTATCTTTAGCCAAACGTATCATTGAAGATTATCATAACGGAAAAATAAAAGTCGTTGAGTCTGAAATCGATAAAGGCACAACCATACAAATTACCTTAAAAACCATTTAA
- a CDS encoding geranylgeranylglyceryl/heptaprenylglyceryl phosphate synthase translates to MTIYSHIKTSIAEAKRLLAVLIDPDKTQLDTIEGIVAKINQSIATHIFVGGSEVDEGVTEVLVKAIKHHTELPIILFPGDVTQITDKADGILFLSLISGRNPDYLIGKHVEAVSKLVKTQLEVLPTGYILIENGKQTAVERVSNTKPLSRTNKQHIADTAKAGAFLGMQLIYLEAGSGATHPIEPEIISAVKQELNIPLIVGGGIRSKAQLEAAYEAGANLVVIGTAFENNQHFFEQLKS, encoded by the coding sequence ATGACCATCTATTCTCACATAAAAACTTCTATAGCAGAAGCTAAAAGGTTACTGGCGGTTTTAATCGATCCAGATAAAACACAACTTGACACTATTGAAGGTATTGTAGCAAAAATCAATCAATCTATAGCAACTCACATTTTTGTTGGAGGCAGTGAAGTGGATGAAGGTGTTACAGAAGTTTTGGTAAAAGCTATCAAACATCATACAGAGTTACCTATAATTTTGTTTCCAGGAGATGTAACTCAAATTACGGATAAGGCTGATGGTATTCTGTTTTTGTCATTAATCTCAGGTCGAAATCCGGATTACCTCATTGGTAAACATGTTGAAGCGGTTTCTAAATTAGTCAAAACGCAACTGGAAGTACTTCCAACAGGATATATTCTTATTGAAAACGGAAAGCAAACTGCCGTAGAACGTGTAAGCAATACCAAACCCTTAAGTAGAACGAATAAGCAACATATTGCTGATACAGCTAAAGCAGGAGCATTTTTAGGTATGCAATTAATCTACCTTGAAGCTGGCAGCGGAGCAACGCATCCTATAGAGCCTGAAATTATTTCTGCAGTAAAACAGGAATTAAACATACCTCTTATTGTTGGAGGTGGTATTAGATCTAAAGCACAATTAGAAGCAGCGTATGAAGCAGGAGCCAATCTTGTGGTCATTGGCACTGCCTTTGAGAATAATCAACATTTTTTTGAACAACTAAAATCATAA
- a CDS encoding AAA family ATPase, whose translation MEEKLKQQPSNCIKVVLFGPESTGKTTLSRQLARHYNSVWVPEYAREYLQNKWNNERKTCEPHDLLPIAIGQMKLENDLAKKTDSVLICDTDILETKVYSEAYYSGTCDPILEAHALKNSYDLYFLTYIDTPWEKDDLRDKPNERERMFKAFENALIKYDRPYVLLKGNKEERLKKAVEHIDNLLKNKK comes from the coding sequence ATGGAAGAAAAGCTTAAACAGCAACCAAGCAACTGCATAAAAGTTGTGTTATTTGGTCCAGAATCTACAGGAAAAACAACACTTTCTAGACAATTGGCCAGACATTACAATTCGGTTTGGGTGCCAGAATATGCACGAGAGTATCTTCAAAATAAATGGAATAACGAAAGAAAAACCTGTGAGCCTCACGATTTATTGCCAATAGCCATTGGCCAAATGAAATTAGAAAATGACTTGGCTAAAAAAACAGATTCAGTGCTCATTTGCGATACAGATATACTTGAAACTAAGGTGTATAGCGAAGCATACTACTCTGGTACATGTGACCCGATTTTAGAAGCACATGCTCTAAAAAATTCGTATGACCTCTATTTTTTGACCTATATTGACACGCCTTGGGAAAAAGACGATTTAAGAGATAAACCCAATGAAAGAGAACGAATGTTTAAAGCATTTGAAAACGCTTTAATTAAATACGACAGACCATATGTTCTGTTAAAAGGAAATAAAGAAGAGCGCTTAAAAAAAGCAGTTGAACATATTGATAACCTACTTAAAAATAAAAAATGA
- the pnuC gene encoding nicotinamide riboside transporter PnuC — MNHIFDFFLDAYQNTPTNQIVLEAVAFVFGVLSVYYAKKANILVYPTGLICTVITVYILNVNEYYGDMMMNFYYSIMSIYGWWNWARKREDKPVVPISRTNSKEKIIGVIFFLVTMIVTYAVYKAYDYDMQVPNYIDVVTSGIFFTAMWYMANKKLENWTLWIIGDIITIPLYAYRGLGMLSLQYLIFTVLAIQGYIAWKKSLNSNQATA, encoded by the coding sequence ATGAACCACATTTTTGATTTTTTTCTTGATGCTTATCAAAACACACCAACCAATCAAATAGTATTAGAAGCTGTAGCTTTTGTTTTTGGTGTTCTTAGTGTATACTATGCAAAAAAAGCTAATATACTGGTATATCCAACAGGTCTAATCTGTACAGTTATTACCGTATATATTCTTAATGTAAATGAATATTACGGAGATATGATGATGAACTTTTACTATTCAATTATGAGTATTTATGGATGGTGGAATTGGGCTAGAAAAAGAGAAGACAAACCTGTTGTGCCGATTTCTCGTACTAATTCCAAAGAAAAAATTATAGGTGTAATTTTCTTCTTAGTGACTATGATTGTCACTTATGCTGTTTATAAGGCTTATGATTACGATATGCAAGTTCCAAATTATATAGATGTTGTCACCTCTGGTATATTTTTTACGGCCATGTGGTATATGGCTAATAAAAAATTAGAGAATTGGACATTGTGGATAATAGGAGACATTATAACAATTCCGCTTTATGCATATAGAGGTTTAGGGATGTTATCATTGCAATATCTTATCTTTACAGTATTAGCAATTCAAGGATATATTGCATGGAAGAAAAGCTTAAACAGCAACCAAGCAACTGCATAA
- a CDS encoding TonB-dependent receptor, protein MKNLFNNLLKTKRQRLSLFIFILSLCSAYGQEKQQDSTKTEKLDEVLVKAVRVKEKAPITHSNVTKEEIAKRNLGQDIPILLNFLPSVVTTTDAGAGVGYTGIRVRGVSPQSTNVTINGIPYNDAESLGTFWVNLGDIASSVESLQLQRGVGTSTNGSGAFGASINVLTDAVAKDAYGEISNSFGSYNTRKHTVKFSTGLLNDHIEIAGRLSNIVSDGYIDRASADLKSYFLQGAYVDDNTLIKAVVFGGKEVTYQSWNGLEDLDLLENDRTYNTAGMYGDDEGNIKFYDNEVDNYSQDHYQLHWNQRYNNNWSTTIGLNYTNGRGYFEQYKEDEDFADYGLEELDFNGEVVNTTDLIRRRWLDNDFYVVNATANYKDANIDLIFGGSFSHYDGDHFGEIIWAEFASQSEIRDRYYDGNSLKNDLSVFSKANYKLNDKVSLYGDLQVRNVTYKTFGNTSDLVDFEVNKDFTFFNPKAGITYDLNAGNSLYFSYARANREPNRTDFESNNDIEPEQLNDFELGWRHKNGNFTLNANAYYMLYNEQLVLSGQLDDVGNPIRTNSGESYRLGLELEAIIPVTPKLTLQPNVTLSSNKNKETIIDFDGELQNLGKTDISFSPELVAANAIVFQPVQDLQMALLSKYVGDQYMSNTEADASKLDSYFINDFNVSYKLSFRGTEDSQPIFDSIVFTGLVNNIFNVKYISNGYYYTYDDTWSDPSVVTTIEGAGFYPQATTNFLVGMTLNF, encoded by the coding sequence ATGAAAAACTTATTCAACAATCTCTTAAAAACAAAACGACAGAGATTATCACTTTTCATTTTTATTTTAAGCCTTTGTTCAGCTTATGGACAAGAAAAACAGCAAGACAGTACTAAAACAGAAAAACTAGATGAAGTTTTAGTAAAAGCAGTTCGTGTAAAGGAAAAAGCGCCGATTACACATTCTAATGTCACTAAAGAAGAGATTGCAAAACGTAATTTAGGGCAAGATATTCCAATATTATTGAACTTTTTGCCATCTGTAGTTACCACAACAGATGCAGGTGCAGGTGTAGGTTATACAGGTATTAGGGTAAGAGGTGTAAGTCCGCAATCTACTAATGTAACTATTAATGGTATACCTTATAATGATGCAGAATCTTTAGGAACATTTTGGGTTAATTTAGGAGATATAGCATCTTCTGTAGAAAGTTTACAGCTACAACGTGGTGTTGGTACATCTACCAATGGTTCTGGTGCTTTTGGTGCAAGTATCAATGTGCTTACAGATGCTGTTGCAAAGGATGCTTATGGCGAAATTTCAAATTCTTTTGGTAGTTATAATACCAGAAAGCATACAGTAAAATTTAGCACAGGATTGTTAAACGATCATATTGAAATTGCTGGTCGTTTGTCTAATATTGTTTCAGATGGTTACATCGACCGAGCTTCGGCAGACTTAAAATCTTATTTCTTACAAGGAGCTTACGTAGATGACAATACTTTAATAAAAGCGGTTGTATTTGGTGGTAAAGAAGTAACATACCAATCTTGGAATGGTTTAGAAGATCTAGACTTGCTAGAGAATGACAGAACCTACAACACAGCAGGAATGTACGGAGACGATGAAGGAAATATCAAATTTTATGATAACGAGGTAGATAATTACAGTCAAGATCATTATCAATTACACTGGAATCAACGTTATAACAATAACTGGTCTACAACTATTGGCTTAAACTATACCAATGGTCGTGGGTATTTTGAGCAGTACAAAGAAGATGAAGATTTCGCAGATTATGGTTTAGAAGAATTAGACTTTAATGGTGAAGTGGTCAACACTACGGACCTTATTCGTCGTCGTTGGTTAGATAACGATTTTTATGTTGTAAATGCCACTGCAAACTATAAAGACGCTAATATCGATTTAATTTTTGGTGGTTCTTTTAGTCATTACGATGGAGATCATTTTGGTGAAATTATTTGGGCAGAATTTGCGAGCCAAAGTGAAATTAGAGACCGTTATTACGATGGAAATAGTTTAAAAAATGATTTATCCGTTTTCTCTAAAGCTAACTATAAGCTAAATGATAAAGTAAGCCTTTACGGAGATTTACAGGTTAGAAACGTAACCTATAAAACCTTCGGAAACACATCTGATTTAGTAGATTTTGAAGTTAATAAAGATTTCACATTCTTTAATCCAAAAGCAGGTATAACCTATGATTTAAATGCAGGTAACAGCCTTTATTTCTCTTATGCGAGAGCGAACAGAGAACCAAACCGTACCGATTTTGAAAGTAATAACGATATTGAGCCAGAGCAGCTTAACGATTTTGAGTTAGGTTGGAGACACAAAAACGGAAACTTTACGTTAAATGCCAATGCTTACTACATGTTGTATAATGAGCAGTTGGTGTTGTCTGGTCAGTTAGATGATGTTGGTAACCCAATACGTACCAATAGTGGTGAGAGTTATCGTTTAGGTTTAGAGTTAGAAGCTATAATTCCGGTAACACCAAAATTAACCTTACAACCTAATGTAACGCTGAGCTCTAACAAGAACAAAGAAACTATCATAGATTTTGATGGTGAATTACAAAACTTGGGAAAAACTGATATCTCGTTTTCACCAGAACTTGTAGCAGCAAATGCAATTGTGTTTCAGCCAGTACAAGATTTACAAATGGCTTTATTAAGCAAATATGTCGGTGACCAATACATGAGTAATACTGAAGCTGATGCTTCTAAGCTAGATAGCTACTTTATTAACGATTTTAATGTTAGTTATAAATTATCATTCCGAGGCACTGAGGATTCTCAACCTATTTTTGATTCTATCGTGTTCACAGGATTGGTAAACAATATATTTAATGTAAAGTATATTTCTAATGGTTACTATTACACTTATGATGATACGTGGTCAGATCCTAGTGTAGTAACAACTATTGAAGGCGCTGGTTTTTATCCACAAGCTACAACCAACTTCTTGGTTGGTATGACTTTGAATTTTTAA
- a CDS encoding HIT family protein, translated as MATLFTKIINGEIPSYKVAETDEFFAFLDINPNSKGHTLCIPKKEVDKIFDLDEETYMGLMQFSRRVALAIEKVIPCQRVGMSVIGLEVPHVHVHLIPLHTMENARFTHKEKLTSEEFEAIAQKIASHL; from the coding sequence ATGGCTACACTTTTTACAAAAATTATTAATGGTGAGATTCCGTCATACAAAGTTGCAGAAACCGACGAGTTTTTTGCGTTTTTAGATATTAATCCTAATTCTAAAGGCCATACGCTTTGCATACCTAAAAAGGAGGTTGATAAAATTTTTGACCTAGATGAGGAAACATACATGGGATTAATGCAGTTTTCGAGACGTGTAGCTTTAGCCATAGAAAAGGTAATTCCCTGCCAACGTGTTGGCATGTCTGTAATTGGCTTAGAAGTACCTCACGTACATGTGCATTTAATACCGCTTCACACTATGGAAAACGCACGTTTTACGCATAAAGAAAAATTGACTTCAGAAGAGTTTGAAGCGATAGCTCAAAAAATAGCTTCGCATTTATAA
- a CDS encoding DUF4301 family protein encodes MSFTKNDIKQIEAKGLTVNQVESQIELFKTGIPFTNIAAAATIGDGILDLSEQQKEEAITHFDSNKKGLSLLKFVPASGAATRMFKFLFKFLKDYNPQKESLNSFINKNDSKDLAFFLVGLEKFPFYEQVLERLHEKGIDFKTLSTQDKAVHFVQIMLGEDELNFGNSPKGLLPFHKYKNGYISTAFEEHLYEAALYASNDKKAELHFTISENYRDKFTEEFRRIEEYVEENTGVSFNISFSYQQESTDTIAVTPKDIPFRNDDDTLLFRPSGHGALLKNLNTLDSDVIFIKNIDNVVVKQYKEEVAKYKKVLAGILLKLQTKSFECLRVLDQESISDKEFEMVETFLTNEMCVKISGEYKKYLDKYKIEYLKEKLNRPIRICGMVKNEGEPGGGPFWVRDIYGNLSLQIVESAQINLKNKGQKDILTNATHFNPVDLVCGVKNYKGEKFDLEDFVDHNAAFITAKTKLGKDLKALELPGLWNGSMAHWNTIFVEVPIITFNPVKTVNDLLKAPHQID; translated from the coding sequence ATGAGTTTTACAAAAAACGACATTAAACAAATAGAGGCTAAAGGATTAACCGTAAACCAAGTAGAGTCTCAAATAGAATTATTTAAAACCGGAATTCCATTTACAAATATTGCGGCAGCTGCTACGATTGGTGATGGTATTCTAGATTTATCTGAACAACAGAAAGAAGAAGCCATTACACATTTTGATAGTAATAAAAAAGGCTTATCACTTCTAAAATTTGTTCCTGCTTCTGGTGCAGCAACTAGAATGTTTAAGTTTTTATTTAAGTTTTTAAAGGACTACAACCCTCAAAAAGAATCATTAAACTCTTTTATCAATAAGAATGATTCAAAGGATTTAGCTTTTTTTCTGGTTGGTTTAGAGAAATTTCCATTTTATGAGCAAGTTTTAGAACGCTTACATGAAAAAGGAATTGATTTCAAAACTTTATCTACACAAGACAAGGCAGTCCACTTTGTGCAAATTATGCTTGGTGAAGACGAACTTAATTTTGGTAATTCCCCAAAAGGGTTACTTCCATTCCACAAGTACAAAAACGGCTATATTTCAACAGCGTTTGAAGAGCATTTGTACGAAGCAGCATTGTATGCTTCAAATGATAAGAAAGCGGAGCTTCATTTTACAATTTCAGAGAATTACAGAGATAAATTCACAGAAGAGTTTAGACGTATTGAAGAATATGTTGAGGAAAACACAGGAGTATCATTCAATATTTCATTTTCTTACCAACAAGAATCCACAGATACTATAGCAGTTACTCCAAAGGACATACCTTTTAGAAACGATGATGACACGTTGCTCTTTAGACCATCTGGCCATGGTGCATTATTAAAAAACTTAAACACATTAGATTCTGACGTTATATTCATAAAGAATATAGATAATGTGGTTGTAAAACAATACAAAGAAGAAGTTGCAAAGTATAAAAAGGTGCTTGCAGGAATTTTATTGAAACTTCAAACCAAGTCATTTGAATGTCTTAGAGTGTTGGATCAAGAAAGTATTTCAGATAAAGAGTTTGAAATGGTTGAAACCTTTTTAACCAATGAAATGTGTGTTAAAATTTCTGGTGAATACAAAAAATATTTAGATAAATACAAGATTGAATACCTGAAAGAAAAATTGAATAGACCTATCCGAATTTGCGGTATGGTAAAAAATGAAGGTGAACCAGGAGGTGGTCCTTTTTGGGTAAGAGATATCTATGGTAATCTGTCTTTGCAAATTGTAGAGTCTGCGCAAATAAATCTAAAGAATAAAGGTCAGAAGGACATTCTAACCAATGCAACACACTTTAATCCTGTTGATTTGGTTTGTGGTGTAAAAAACTACAAAGGAGAAAAGTTTGATTTAGAAGATTTTGTGGACCATAATGCAGCATTTATTACAGCAAAAACCAAACTAGGAAAAGATCTGAAAGCATTAGAATTACCTGGACTTTGGAATGGTAGTATGGCACATTGGAACACTATTTTTGTTGAGGTGCCAATCATTACATTCAACCCAGTAAAAACAGTAAATGACTTACTAAAAGCACCACACCAAATAGACTAG
- the arfB gene encoding alternative ribosome rescue aminoacyl-tRNA hydrolase ArfB, whose protein sequence is MDVEALKSELTYKAVRSSGSGGQNVNKVASKVVLYFNLEASEQFTDDEKTRLAEYFQNRLNKQGVLILDSSETRSQFRNKALVTQKFLDLIVEGLKEEKERKPTKVPKTVKRKRLDTKRKNAEKKANRKPPKID, encoded by the coding sequence GTGGATGTTGAAGCCTTAAAATCTGAATTAACTTATAAAGCTGTCAGAAGCTCAGGTAGTGGTGGACAGAATGTCAACAAAGTAGCTTCAAAAGTAGTGCTCTACTTTAATCTCGAAGCTTCAGAACAATTTACAGACGACGAAAAAACACGCTTGGCTGAGTATTTTCAGAATAGGTTGAACAAACAAGGTGTTTTAATCTTAGATTCTAGCGAAACCCGAAGCCAGTTTAGAAACAAAGCTTTAGTTACTCAAAAGTTTTTAGATCTTATTGTTGAAGGATTAAAAGAAGAAAAGGAGCGTAAACCCACCAAAGTACCTAAAACGGTAAAACGAAAGCGCCTCGATACCAAACGCAAAAACGCTGAAAAAAAGGCAAACAGAAAACCTCCAAAAATCGACTAA
- a CDS encoding flavin reductase family protein yields the protein MISYNPKDLSTGRLHGYLLSAVAPRPIAFASTIDKDGNPNLSPFSFFNVFSANPPILIFSPARRVRDNTTKHTLENVEAVNEVVINVVNYDIVHQMSLSSTEYPKGVNEFEKAGLTMLPSDEVKPFRVAESPIQMECKVNEVVKLGTEGGAGNLVICEVVKLHISEEVMNDDNTINQEALDLVARAGGSYYSRAKSGFFEIPKPLQTMGIGVDNLPEQVRDSMILTGNNLGMLANVDKLPTKDEVEQFLNDISERYPNLKTATHREKHKLARNYLSYGDVESAWKLLLS from the coding sequence ATGATTTCATACAATCCAAAAGACCTTTCAACAGGGAGATTACATGGTTATTTGCTAAGTGCAGTGGCACCAAGACCTATAGCTTTTGCGAGTACTATAGATAAAGATGGCAACCCTAATTTGTCGCCATTTAGTTTCTTTAATGTGTTTAGTGCTAATCCTCCAATTTTAATTTTTTCTCCTGCAAGACGTGTTAGAGATAATACAACTAAGCATACCTTAGAAAATGTTGAAGCGGTTAACGAAGTAGTGATTAATGTGGTGAATTACGATATTGTGCACCAAATGTCATTAAGTAGTACAGAGTATCCTAAAGGTGTTAATGAGTTTGAAAAAGCGGGTTTAACCATGTTGCCTTCAGATGAAGTTAAACCATTTAGAGTTGCAGAATCTCCAATTCAAATGGAATGTAAGGTTAATGAGGTTGTAAAATTAGGAACAGAAGGAGGAGCAGGAAATTTGGTGATTTGCGAGGTTGTAAAACTTCATATTTCTGAAGAAGTGATGAACGACGATAATACCATAAATCAAGAAGCGTTAGATTTAGTAGCCAGAGCAGGAGGTAGTTATTACAGCAGAGCTAAAAGTGGTTTCTTTGAAATCCCGAAGCCGCTACAAACAATGGGAATTGGTGTTGATAATTTGCCGGAACAAGTTAGGGATAGTATGATATTAACTGGGAATAATTTAGGAATGCTGGCTAACGTTGATAAGTTGCCAACTAAAGATGAGGTTGAACAATTTCTAAATGATATTAGTGAGCGCTACCCTAACTTAAAAACCGCAACTCATAGAGAAAAACATAAGCTGGCGAGAAATTATTTAAGCTACGGAGATGTAGAAAGTGCATGGAAGTTATTACTTTCGTAA
- the greA gene encoding transcription elongation factor GreA: MSKVSYYTAEGLKKLREELNQLKDIERPKASQAIAEARDKGDLSENAEYDAAKEAQGMLEMKISKMEETLANARVIDESQLDTSKVLALSKVKIKNQTNGMEMTYTLVAESEADLTSGKISVNSPIGKGLLGKSVGDIAEIQVPNGILKFDILEISR; the protein is encoded by the coding sequence ATGAGTAAAGTATCTTATTATACAGCAGAAGGATTAAAAAAGTTAAGAGAAGAGTTAAATCAACTTAAAGACATTGAGCGTCCAAAGGCGTCTCAGGCCATTGCAGAAGCAAGAGATAAAGGTGATTTAAGTGAAAATGCTGAGTACGATGCAGCTAAAGAAGCGCAAGGCATGCTTGAGATGAAAATTTCTAAGATGGAAGAAACTTTAGCCAATGCTCGTGTTATTGATGAGTCTCAACTAGATACTTCTAAAGTGTTAGCTTTATCTAAAGTGAAGATAAAAAACCAAACCAACGGTATGGAGATGACCTATACTTTGGTAGCTGAGAGTGAAGCAGATTTGACTTCAGGTAAAATTTCTGTAAACTCACCAATAGGTAAAGGCTTGTTGGGTAAGTCTGTTGGTGATATAGCAGAAATTCAGGTGCCAAATGGTATATTGAAGTTTGATATTTTAGAGATATCTAGATAA